The sequence TCCCGTTAGTGCTCCCTTCTCCGTGCCCGCAGGGCGGATGAGGGTACGTGCGAAGCCTAATCCATGCTCCAGTAACACGCATTGCGCTCGCAAAGAACTACGGACACTGCTCGGCCAGTAATGCGCGGCTTCGCCCGTACCCTCACCCCAACCCCTCTCCCGGTGGGAGAGGGGCTCGATACAAACGCAAACACCCGCCTTGCGGCGGGTGTTTGCTTGGATGCAGATCGGGTAATCGGTGGATTACTTGATCTTGCCTTCCTTGTACATCACGTGCTTACGCACGACGGGGTCGTACTTCATCATTTCCATCTTCCCCGGAGTGTTTTTCTTGTTCTTATCCGTGGTGTAGAAGTGGCCGGTAGCGGCCGAGGAAATCATACGAATCTTGTCACGCTTGCCTTTTGCCATGACTGCTTACTCCTCAGACCTTTTCGCCGCGCGCACGCAGCTCTTTCAGAACGGCATCAATCCCGTTCTTGTCGATGGTGCGCAATGCATGCGCGGAGACACGGAGCTTCACCCAGCGGTTTTCGCTGGCGACCCAGAAACGGCGCTCGTGCAGGTTGGGCAGGAAGCGACGACGGGTTCTGTTGTTTGCGTGGGAGACGTTGTTACCCGTCTGCACACGCTTGCCGGACACTTGGCATACGCGGGACATTACGCACCTCGATAAATGAATTGCCACCCATAGCCTGGGGAGCGGCGGCCCCGACAGCATCAAGCTGCCACGCAACGTTGGGAATCAAGAACTTACGCTGGAACCGGCCGGCAACCCCATCGCGCTGGGTGCCGCCATCCGGA comes from Xanthomonas vesicatoria ATCC 35937 and encodes:
- the rpmG gene encoding 50S ribosomal protein L33, which encodes MAKGKRDKIRMISSAATGHFYTTDKNKKNTPGKMEMMKYDPVVRKHVMYKEGKIK
- the rpmB gene encoding 50S ribosomal protein L28 — protein: MSRVCQVSGKRVQTGNNVSHANNRTRRRFLPNLHERRFWVASENRWVKLRVSAHALRTIDKNGIDAVLKELRARGEKV